Genomic window (Subtercola endophyticus):
AAGGTCTCCTACTGGGACGCGTTGGGCAACGAGACCGTACGGTACTTCGCAGCCAACCTGCCCGCAGAAGAGATCCCCGAGATCATCGACTCCCCGCAGTCCGGCCTTCCCGCCGGCCGCGACCAGCTGAACCCGCCTTCGGTGGCCAAGCTCGAGCCGTACAAGACGCACCTTGCGTACGTCAAAGAGCGCCGCACTGAAGAAGAGGCCGCCCAGCTGCTCGAAGACGCTCTCGCTCAGCTCCGCGCGCGTCGTGGCACGGCGACCCCGGTTTCGAACTAGCTCTCAACCCTTCACGAAAGAAGCCGCCCGGCACCTGCCCGGGCGGCTTCTTTCTGTTTCGATCCGGCGGTGAATAGCTCGCCATTTTAATGAGCTATACTCGGCTTTCATGAAACTCTCTCGTACTCTCGCCTCACTTCTGGCGTGCGCTGTCGTCGCCGGCGTCACTCTCGCTGGAGGCAGTGCTTTCGCCGCCCCCAAGATCACACAGCCTTTCGCAACCCTGCCACCGTCATCACACCCCGTGGCTTTCTCCACCGATGAGGGCGAAGCCCTGTACACGGCCAATTCTGACGGCACGGTGAGCCGCGTCACCGCCGCCGGAGTCGTCACCGCGGCCTACGCGAGCCTGGGCGCCGGGGCGCAACCGTGTGGAATGACGACGGCCACCGACACCAACATCGTGTGGGTGGGCGACCGAGGAGCAAACGAGGTCGCGAAGGTGGCCTACGGGGGAGGGGTGACGAAATTCGCCTTGCCGGGGTCTGTGGCGCCGTGCGCCCTGGCCTCGAATAAGGCAGGCGACATCTTCGTCGCCGACGAACTCACCAACGTCGTCTCGAAGATCTCGGCAGCCGGCGTCGTCACCCCGGCGTTCGCCACCCTTGCCTCGACCGCCCACCCGCGAGCATTGGTCGTCGACAAGGCAGGCAATGTCTTCTCCGCCAATTCGGGCGATGACACCATTTCGAAGATCTCTCCCACCGGGGCTGTCACGGCTGCCTTCGCGTCGGTCGCACCGATCTCGGGCTCGGCGACTCCGGTCGCCCTCGCCATCGACAGCGCCGGCACCCTGTTCACGGCGAACTTCACCAGCCGCACGGTTTCGAAGGTCACGGCGGCAGGAGTCGCCTCGGTCTTCTCAGTGCTGCCGGAGTTCACGGCACCCAATGGCATCACCGCAACGGATGGCGACTGGGTCACCGTCTCGAACGGCGGCACGTCGACCCTGACTCTCATTCCACCGACCGGCGGCCGAGGTTCGACTGTGGCGAGCGTTCCGACGGGAGACGTCGTGGCAGGCCTCGTGGGCACCCAGCGAGGAATCGTCTACTCCGCCGACTCGACAACCAACGAGATCATCCGCGTCGGGCTTCGAGCCGAATTCTCGAGCGCGATTCCAACCGACACTCTGGTCACCGGACGGGCGTATTCGTTCACGTTCACCGCTACGGGAATCGACCCGATCGGTTTCAGCGCAGATGCGAGTACGCTTCCACCCGGCCTCACCCTCGACCCGATGACAGGCATTCTCACCGGAACCCCGGTCAAACCCGGCACGTATAGTTTTGCCGTCAACGCGCAGAACCCTCTCGGATTCGACGGCCAACGTGTCACCCTCACCGTTCTACCAGGGCTGCGCCCGCCGACGCACTTCTGACGCCACCTCAGTACGAAGGGGCGATGAGGTTCTCGGGGACTTCGGCGGCGGCCTCTTTGTCGACAAAGAACACGGTGCGCTTGCGGCCCTCGGCACCCGCCACGGGAACCTCGTCGACGCTGGCGCCGGCCAGCGCCAGGCCGAGCGCCGAGGCCTTGTCGGCGCCGGCGAGCACGAGCCAGATGCGGTCGGCCGAGCGGATGACCGGCAAGGTCAGGCTCAGGCGAAGTGGTGGAGGCTTGGGGGAGTTGCGCACCGAAACAACGGTCGCGTCGCGCTCTGTGATGCCCTCCATGCCGGGGAACAGGGAGGCGATGTGCCCGTCGGGGCCGACCCCGAGAAACAGAATGTCGAAGCGCGGGTAGAGTGCGGCATCCGGAGCGAACTCGACCAGCTCACGCGCATAGGCAGCGGCAGCGTCATCAAGATCTTCGATCTCGTCTGACGAGGCGAACGGATGCACCTTCGCCTCGTCGACGGGAATGTGATCGAGCAGGGCCTCACGGGCCTGCAGCTCGTTGCGGTCGGCGCTGTCTTTCGGCACGAACCGCTCGTCGCCCCACCAGAAGTGAATGCGCTTCCAGTCGACGTTCACCTGCGCGGGCGAATTGCGAATCGCCGCCATCAGATCGGTATTGACGCTGCCACCGCTGAGCACCACGTGCGCCTCATCGACCTCGTCGAGAATGTCGATGATCTTGGTGATGAAGCGAGCAGCGACAGCACCGGCGAGCGAAGCCTTGTCGGGGTGAACGAGAACACGGCGATCTGTGGTCATGTGATCCGACTTCTACTTGATGATGCTGATGACACCCGTGCTGAGCCCGACATCTGTCGAATCGAACAGCTCAGCGAGCCCTACCGAGATGATTTCACCATACAGGTCGTCGGGGTCGAGCCGGCGCAGCTCCTCGGCGAGGCAGTCGCGCAGGTTGCGGCGCGGCAGCGAGAGGTCGTGGGTCGGCTGATTCGGTTGAATCAGGGTGGCTACGTTGGGAATCTCGCGCACCAATTCGATCACACCGGATTCGCGCGTCAACTTCACGCTGTGAATACCGCTCGAACCGTTGGCGCGCTTGGTGAGGCCGTAGGTCACCGGCGCCTCGAGCTGGTGCCCGAGCCAGGCGGCGAGCAGCAGTGTCGACGGTGAGTCCGACGCGCCCTGCACCTCGACCGCGATGACCGGCTCGTACGGGGGCTGGTCGAGCACGGCGGCGAGCTGGGCACGCCAGAGCGTCAGCCGGGTCCACGCGAAGTCGGTGTCGCCGGGTGCGTACGTCTCTGAGAGACGAATGAGCGATTCGACCGGATTGGGGTGGTTCGATGCATCCGTGATGCGGCGCTGAGCGATGCGCCCGAGGCTCGAGGTCGAGGCCTTCTCGGGTGACTCGCCCGGCCACCAGACGACAACCGGGGCATCCGGCAGCAACAGACCCGTGACCAGGCCCTCTTCGTCGGATGCGGCAGCACCGTAGGCTTTGAGCAGAACGACCTCGCTGGCACCGGCGTCGCCGCCGACACGGATCTGCGCGTCGAGGCGCGCTCCGCGCCCCGTTCGGGCGTCATCAGGGTCGCTGTCGGTCGACACCACGATGACGCGCATCGGATGCTCGCGCGAGGCGTCGTTCGCTGCCTCGATGGCCTCTTCTTCGTGCCCGAGGCTCGTGCGGATGACGAGCGTCAGAACCCGCCCGAGAGCGACAGCGCCGCCCTCTTCGCGAATCTTGACCAGGGCCTTCGAGATCTTGCTGGTATTGGTGTCAGGAAAATCGACGATCATGGACGTCTCCAGGTTCGGCCGTCACGGGCGAGTAGTTCATCGGCAGAGTCGGGGCCCCAGGTTCCGGGCCGGTACTGGTCGGGCTGACCTTGGGTCGCCCAGTATTCCTCGATGGGGTCGAGAATCTTCCACGAGAGCTCCACCTCCTGGTGGCGCGGAAAGAGCGGAGGCTCGCCGAGCAGCACGTCGAGAATGAGCCGCTCGTACGCCTCGGGGCTGGCTTCGGTGAACGCGTGGCCGTACCCGAAGTCCATGGTCACGTCGCGCACCTGCACGCCGTTGCCGGGCACCTTCGAGCCGAACCGGATGGTCACACCCTCGTCGGGCTGAACGCGGATGACGAGCGCGTTCTGGCCGAGTTCCGAAGTCTGGCTCTGCGCGAACAAGTACTGCGGCGCTCGCTTGAAGACCACGGCGATTTCGGTGACTCGGCGCCCCAAGCGCTTGCCGGCCCGCAGGTAGAACGGAACGCCGGCCCAGCGCCGGGTACCGATGTCGAGCCGAACGGCCGCATAGGTCTCGGTGGTCGACTGCGGGTTCATGCCGTCTTCTTCGAGGAATCCCGGTACGTACTCGCCGCCCTGCCAACCACTCGAGTACTGACCCCGCGCGGTTGAGGCGCTGAGGTCTTTCGGCAGCTTGACCGCCGCGAGCACCTTTTCTTTCTCGGCCCGCAGATCGGAGGCGTTGAACGAGATCGGCTCTTCCATGGCAGTGAGCGCCATGAGCTGCAGCAGGTGGTTCTGGATCACGTCACGTGCCGCACCGATGCCGTCGTAGTAGCCGGCCCGGCCACCGACGCCGATGTCTTCGGCCATGGTGATCTGTACGTGATCGACGTAGTTCGCATTCCAGATGGGTTCGTAAAGCTGGTTCGCGAAGCGCAGCGCGAGGATGTTCTGCACCGTCTCTTTTCCGAGATAGTGGTCGATGCGAAAAACGTCATCCGGAGCGAACACCGATTCGACGACATCGTTCAGCTCGCGAGCCGTCTTCAGGTCGCTGCCGAAGGGCTTCTCGATGACGACTCGTCGCCACTGGCCGGGCTGCGGATGCGCGAGCCCCGACCGGCGCAACTGCTCGGTGACGAGCGGAAAGGCCTTCGGCGGAATCGACAGGTAGAACGCGTAGTTGCCCTTGGTGCCGCGCACACTGTCGAGATCGGCGATCGTCTCTTTGAGCTTCACGAAGGCCGAATCGTCGTCGAACTCACCCGAGACGAAGCGGATGCCCTCGGAGAGCTGTCGCCACACGTCTTCGTCGAACGGAGTACGGGCGTACTCCTTGACGGCATCGTGCACGACACGCTCGAAGTCCTGGTCTTCCCAGTCGCGCCGGGCGAAACCGACCAGCGAGAACCCCGGCGGCAACAGGCCGCGGTTGGCCAGATCGTACACGGCGGGCATCAGCTTCTTGCGTGACAGGTCGCCCGTCACACCGAAGATGATCAGACCGCTCGGACCGGCGATGCGATTCAGCCGCCGGTCGGTCGGAAGCCTGAGGGGGTTGTAATCCGGAGTGATTTCTACCGGTGACATCGTGCTCCTTGCTGCGGGATGCGCACGTCAGCGCGCCTCCCGAGATGTTCAGGTGAGGGAATCGAACAAACTGGTTACGTCGGCGGCCGGATCTGTGAGGTTGAGCCGCAGAACGGGTCGACCGTGCTGCTCGAGCACGCTCGCGTCGCCGGCGGCCTGGGCCTGGATCAACTGGCCGAACGTGAACGGGCGATCGGGTACGGCGAGATCGGCCGCGGCATTCTCGGTGATCTGCAGAAAGACCCCGATGGCGGGGCCGCCCTTGTGAAACTGACCCGTCGAGTGCAGAAAACGCGGACCCCAGCCGAAGGTGACCGGTCGGTCGATCTTCGCCGCAATGGCGTCGCGCAACTCTGCGAGTTGAGGCAGCGCGAGACGATCGACATACGCCTGGATCGCGACATACCCGTCGACCGGCGTCTGGGCAAGCAGAGCCGCGATCGCCGCAGACACCGTGTCGACGCCCGTGACGACCGATGCCGTGCCGCGCACCTCGATACCGCCGGCAGTGAACGCCCGCGCTTCGGGCTCAGGCTGGGCATCCAGCAGGCCGCGCGTGGCGACCTTTGCCGACTCGACGTCGGGCTGATCGAACGGGTTGATGCCGAGCAGACGACCGGCCACGGCAACGCCGTATTCCCAGGTCAGAATGAGTCCGCCGAGCGATCCGCTCATCAAGATCTCGCCGTCGTGACGGTTCTGCGGCAGCAGGTGGAACTGGTCGGCCTCGCGAACAAGACGCACAACCTGCAGGTCGGGCAGATTCTCGCCGAGTTCGGGGGAGTGCACGTCGAGTACGACCGGCAGCAGTCCGCGGCCGATCTTGCCCGTCGACTCGGCGATCAGCTGCTCAGCCCAGTCGGCGAAGCCCACGATGTGCGTGCCGTCGCTGACGATGCCGAGCTTGTTCTTGAGCGGCTTCGTACCCGCGATGGCGGCACCCAGGATGAGACCGGGGTTGTCTTCATCGTCGGTCGCCAGGTAGAGCTCGATCGCCTCGGCCTCGTCGAGCAACTCTCCGATGTCTGCGCCGGCGAGGCCGGAGGGAACCAAGCCGAACGCGGTCAGCGCCGAGTAGCGGCCGCCCACGTTCGGGTCGGCGAGAAAAACGCGGTAACCCGCCTCTTTCGCCGAGGCTTCGAGCGGCGAACCCGGGTCGGTGACCACGATGATGCGGTCTTTCGGGTCGATTCCGGCGTCGCGCCAGGCCTTCTCATACACACGGCGCTGACTGTCGGTCTCGACGGTCGAACCCGACTTCGACGACACGACCAGCGCGCTGGTCGCCAGTCGATCGGCGAGAGCGGCCTCGACTTGCCCGGGGGCCGTCGAGTCGAGCACCGTCAGCTCAACGCCGGCGGTGCGAGTGATGACCTCGGGCGCCAGCGACGAGCCACCCATGCCCGCAAGCACGATGTGGTCGACGCCGAGCGCCTGCAGCTTTTCGCGCAGCTCGACGATCTCTTCGACCAGCGGGCGCGATACCGATACGGCCTCGGTGAAGCCGAGGCGCTTCGACGCCTCGGCTTCGGCGTCAGGCCCCCACAGCGCCGGATCTTGCCCGGTGATGCTCGAGGCGACGAGGTCGTCGACCAGGGTCGGCACGGTGGCCTCGACGGCCTCCTTGACCCCGCCCGAAACGTGGATCTTTACGCTCACGCGTTGTCGCCGGCCTTCGCGGCATCAAGCGCCGTCTGCACGGTCTCGAGCAGTTCATCCCACGACACGATGAACTTCGAAACACCCTCTTTTTCGAGCAGTTCGGTGACCTCGGCGTACGAGATGCCCTGCGCGGCGACCGCGTCGAGCACCTTGTTCGCGGCGGCGTAGCTGCCGGCGATGGTGTTGCCGGTGATGACACCGTGGTCGAAGGTCGCGTCGAGCGTCTTCTCGGGCATCGTGTTGACCACCTCGGGGGCGGCGAGCTCGGTCACGTACAACGTGTCGGGCAGCGACGGGTCTTTCACACCGGTCGAGGCCCACAGCGGGCGCTGCTTGTTCGCGCCGGCGGCCAGCAGAACCTTGGCGCGCTCGGTGGTGAAGGCCTGCTCGTAGACCTCGTAGGCGAGCTGGGCGTTCGCGACGCCGGCCTTGCTCTTCAGCGCAAGCGCTTCGTCGGTGCCGATGGCCACGAGACGCTTATCGATCTCGGTGTCGACGCGGGACACGAAGAACGAGGCGACCGAGTGGATGCCCGACAGATCGATACCGGCCTCTTGAGCCTTCTCGAGCCCGGCCAGGTACGCGTTGATGACGTCGCGGTAGCGCTCGAGGCTGAAGATCAGCGTCACGTTCACGCTGATGCCGGCCGCGATGGTCGCCGTGATGGCCTCGAGACCCTCGATCGTCGCAGGAATCTTGATGAGCACGTTCTCTTTGTTGACCTTGTCGAACAGCTCTTTGGCCTGCTTGATGGTCTTCTCGGCGTCGTTCGCGAAGCCCGGCTCGACCTCGATCGACACGCGACCGTCGAATCCGTTGGTCGCGTCGTACACCGGCTTGAAGATGTCGCAGCCCTGTGCGACGTCGGCCGTCGTGATCTCGAACACGGCGTCGGTCACGTTGTAGCCTTTTGCGGCCAGTTCGCGAACCTGCTCGTCGTACGCCTCGCCCTTGGCGAGAGCCGACGCGAAGATCGACGGGTTGGTGGTCACGCCGACGACGTTCTTCTCGGCGATCAGCTTCTGCAGGTTGTCGGTACGCAGGCGCTCACGCGACAGGTCGTCGAGCCAGATGCTCACGCCGACAGCAGAGAGCTGGGCGGTGGGAGTCGTTGTTTGGGTGTCAGTCATTTCATTCTCCTAAAAAAGTCTGTGGTGCCGAAAAAGTCTTGGGGTTAGACGGCGGCCAGCGAGGCGAGCGAGGTCTTGGCGGCCTCGATGGCCGCGCCGGTGGTCATTCCGAACTCGCGGAACAGCGTCTTGTAGTCGGCGGATGCCCCGAAGTGCTCGATCGAGACGCTCTTGCCTGCGTCACCGACCCAGGGGCGCCAGGTCAAGCCGAGACCGGCCTCGATCGAGACGCGAGCCTTGACGGCAGAAGGAAGAACGTGCTCGCGGTACTCCGCGGTCTGCTCCTCGAACCACTCCATGCAGGGAGCCGACACCACGCGGGCGTTGATGCCGTCGGCCTTCAGCAGTTCGCGCGCCTCGACAGCGATCTGCACCTCTGAACCGGTCGCGATGAAGATCACGTCCGGCTCGCCGTTCGGAGCTTCGGCCAGGATGTAGGCACCCTTGGCGACGTTCTTCGCCGAAGCGAAGACCTCGCCGGATGCCTCGCCGTCGCCCCGCTCGAACGTCGGAATGTTCTGGCGGGTCAGCGCGATCGCAGCAGGACCGACACGACGCGAGAGAATCGTGTGCCACGCCCAGGCGGTCTCGTTCGGGTCGCCGGGGCGAACCACGTCGAGCCCGGGAATCGCCCGCAGCGTGGTGAGCTGCTCGATCGGCTGGTGGGTCGGACCGTCTTCGCCCAGCGCGACCGAGTCGTGCGTGTAGACGAAGATCGACGGCGACTTCATGAGTGCGGCCAAGCGGATGGCCGGGCGCATGTAGTCCGAGAAGATCAGGAACGTGCCACCGAACGGACGGGTGTTGCCGTGCAGCACGATGCCGTTCAGAATCGCGCCCATAGCGTGCTCACGGATGCCGAAGTGCAGTACGCGACCGTACTTGTTGCCGGTCCACTCGTGCGTCGAGTGCTCGCTCGGCACGAACGACGCGCCCGACTCGATGGTGGTGTTGTTCGACTCGGCGAGGTCGGCCGAACCGCCCCACAGTTCGGGCATGACTCCGGCGATGCCGTTGATGACCTTGCCCGATGCGGCGCGGGTCGAGACCTCTTTACCCGCCTCGAACACCGGCAGGGCATCCTCGATGCCCTCGGGCAGATCGCCCTTCAGCACTCGGTCGAGCAGCGCTTTGCGCTCGGGGTTCGCGGCGGCCCAGGCGTCGAAGCCGACCTGCCACTCTTCGTGCGCGGCCTTGCCGCGGGTGATCGCCTCACGAGTGTGCGTGATGACGTCGTCAGAAACGGCGAAGTGCTCGTCGGGATCGAAGCCGAGAACCTCTTTGAGGCCCTTCAGCTCGTCTGCGCCGAGCGCCGATCCGTGGATCTTGCCGGTGTTCTGCTTCTTCGGCGACGGCCAGCCGATGATGGTCTTCAGAATGATGAGCGAAGGCTTGTCGGTGACACCCTTCGCGGTCTCGATAGCGTCGTTCAGCGTGGCGACGTCTTCGACGTAGAGCCCCGTCTTCTTCCAGTCGACGACCTGCACGTGCCAGTGCAGTGCCTCGTACCGCGCCTTCACGTCTTCGGTGAAGGCGATGTTGGTGTCGTCTTCGATCGAGATCTGGTTGCTGTCGTAGAACGCGATGAGGTTGCCGAGCTGCTGGT
Coding sequences:
- a CDS encoding RNA polymerase-binding protein RbpA, producing MASGGSAIRGSRVGAGPMGEQDRGYHADRIKVSYWDALGNETVRYFAANLPAEEIPEIIDSPQSGLPAGRDQLNPPSVAKLEPYKTHLAYVKERRTEEEAAQLLEDALAQLRARRGTATPVSN
- a CDS encoding Vgb family protein, with the translated sequence MKLSRTLASLLACAVVAGVTLAGGSAFAAPKITQPFATLPPSSHPVAFSTDEGEALYTANSDGTVSRVTAAGVVTAAYASLGAGAQPCGMTTATDTNIVWVGDRGANEVAKVAYGGGVTKFALPGSVAPCALASNKAGDIFVADELTNVVSKISAAGVVTPAFATLASTAHPRALVVDKAGNVFSANSGDDTISKISPTGAVTAAFASVAPISGSATPVALAIDSAGTLFTANFTSRTVSKVTAAGVASVFSVLPEFTAPNGITATDGDWVTVSNGGTSTLTLIPPTGGRGSTVASVPTGDVVAGLVGTQRGIVYSADSTTNEIIRVGLRAEFSSAIPTDTLVTGRAYSFTFTATGIDPIGFSADASTLPPGLTLDPMTGILTGTPVKPGTYSFAVNAQNPLGFDGQRVTLTVLPGLRPPTHF
- the pgl gene encoding 6-phosphogluconolactonase gives rise to the protein MTTDRRVLVHPDKASLAGAVAARFITKIIDILDEVDEAHVVLSGGSVNTDLMAAIRNSPAQVNVDWKRIHFWWGDERFVPKDSADRNELQAREALLDHIPVDEAKVHPFASSDEIEDLDDAAAAYARELVEFAPDAALYPRFDILFLGVGPDGHIASLFPGMEGITERDATVVSVRNSPKPPPLRLSLTLPVIRSADRIWLVLAGADKASALGLALAGASVDEVPVAGAEGRKRTVFFVDKEAAAEVPENLIAPSY
- a CDS encoding glucose-6-phosphate dehydrogenase assembly protein OpcA, with product MIVDFPDTNTSKISKALVKIREEGGAVALGRVLTLVIRTSLGHEEEAIEAANDASREHPMRVIVVSTDSDPDDARTGRGARLDAQIRVGGDAGASEVVLLKAYGAAASDEEGLVTGLLLPDAPVVVWWPGESPEKASTSSLGRIAQRRITDASNHPNPVESLIRLSETYAPGDTDFAWTRLTLWRAQLAAVLDQPPYEPVIAVEVQGASDSPSTLLLAAWLGHQLEAPVTYGLTKRANGSSGIHSVKLTRESGVIELVREIPNVATLIQPNQPTHDLSLPRRNLRDCLAEELRRLDPDDLYGEIISVGLAELFDSTDVGLSTGVISIIK
- the zwf gene encoding glucose-6-phosphate dehydrogenase; the encoded protein is MSPVEITPDYNPLRLPTDRRLNRIAGPSGLIIFGVTGDLSRKKLMPAVYDLANRGLLPPGFSLVGFARRDWEDQDFERVVHDAVKEYARTPFDEDVWRQLSEGIRFVSGEFDDDSAFVKLKETIADLDSVRGTKGNYAFYLSIPPKAFPLVTEQLRRSGLAHPQPGQWRRVVIEKPFGSDLKTARELNDVVESVFAPDDVFRIDHYLGKETVQNILALRFANQLYEPIWNANYVDHVQITMAEDIGVGGRAGYYDGIGAARDVIQNHLLQLMALTAMEEPISFNASDLRAEKEKVLAAVKLPKDLSASTARGQYSSGWQGGEYVPGFLEEDGMNPQSTTETYAAVRLDIGTRRWAGVPFYLRAGKRLGRRVTEIAVVFKRAPQYLFAQSQTSELGQNALVIRVQPDEGVTIRFGSKVPGNGVQVRDVTMDFGYGHAFTEASPEAYERLILDVLLGEPPLFPRHQEVELSWKILDPIEEYWATQGQPDQYRPGTWGPDSADELLARDGRTWRRP
- a CDS encoding glucose-6-phosphate isomerase; its protein translation is MSVKIHVSGGVKEAVEATVPTLVDDLVASSITGQDPALWGPDAEAEASKRLGFTEAVSVSRPLVEEIVELREKLQALGVDHIVLAGMGGSSLAPEVITRTAGVELTVLDSTAPGQVEAALADRLATSALVVSSKSGSTVETDSQRRVYEKAWRDAGIDPKDRIIVVTDPGSPLEASAKEAGYRVFLADPNVGGRYSALTAFGLVPSGLAGADIGELLDEAEAIELYLATDDEDNPGLILGAAIAGTKPLKNKLGIVSDGTHIVGFADWAEQLIAESTGKIGRGLLPVVLDVHSPELGENLPDLQVVRLVREADQFHLLPQNRHDGEILMSGSLGGLILTWEYGVAVAGRLLGINPFDQPDVESAKVATRGLLDAQPEPEARAFTAGGIEVRGTASVVTGVDTVSAAIAALLAQTPVDGYVAIQAYVDRLALPQLAELRDAIAAKIDRPVTFGWGPRFLHSTGQFHKGGPAIGVFLQITENAAADLAVPDRPFTFGQLIQAQAAGDASVLEQHGRPVLRLNLTDPAADVTSLFDSLT
- the tal gene encoding transaldolase, which translates into the protein MTDTQTTTPTAQLSAVGVSIWLDDLSRERLRTDNLQKLIAEKNVVGVTTNPSIFASALAKGEAYDEQVRELAAKGYNVTDAVFEITTADVAQGCDIFKPVYDATNGFDGRVSIEVEPGFANDAEKTIKQAKELFDKVNKENVLIKIPATIEGLEAITATIAAGISVNVTLIFSLERYRDVINAYLAGLEKAQEAGIDLSGIHSVASFFVSRVDTEIDKRLVAIGTDEALALKSKAGVANAQLAYEVYEQAFTTERAKVLLAAGANKQRPLWASTGVKDPSLPDTLYVTELAAPEVVNTMPEKTLDATFDHGVITGNTIAGSYAAANKVLDAVAAQGISYAEVTELLEKEGVSKFIVSWDELLETVQTALDAAKAGDNA
- the tkt gene encoding transketolase gives rise to the protein MASLQWESIDDQAVSTAKVLAADAVEKVGNGHPGTAISLAPLAYLLFQKKMRRDPSDNEWIGRDRFILSVGHSSLTLYIQLYLGGYGLELDDLKKLRTWGSLTPGHPEYGHTDGVEITTGPLGQGLSSAVGFAYASRFERGLFDPDAAAGTSPFDHFIYTIAGDGDMEEGITNEASSLAGHQQLGNLIAFYDSNQISIEDDTNIAFTEDVKARYEALHWHVQVVDWKKTGLYVEDVATLNDAIETAKGVTDKPSLIILKTIIGWPSPKKQNTGKIHGSALGADELKGLKEVLGFDPDEHFAVSDDVITHTREAITRGKAAHEEWQVGFDAWAAANPERKALLDRVLKGDLPEGIEDALPVFEAGKEVSTRAASGKVINGIAGVMPELWGGSADLAESNNTTIESGASFVPSEHSTHEWTGNKYGRVLHFGIREHAMGAILNGIVLHGNTRPFGGTFLIFSDYMRPAIRLAALMKSPSIFVYTHDSVALGEDGPTHQPIEQLTTLRAIPGLDVVRPGDPNETAWAWHTILSRRVGPAAIALTRQNIPTFERGDGEASGEVFASAKNVAKGAYILAEAPNGEPDVIFIATGSEVQIAVEARELLKADGINARVVSAPCMEWFEEQTAEYREHVLPSAVKARVSIEAGLGLTWRPWVGDAGKSVSIEHFGASADYKTLFREFGMTTGAAIEAAKTSLASLAAV